A stretch of the Halorussus salinus genome encodes the following:
- a CDS encoding amidohydrolase family protein, protein MLELEHRFRVVDVHARLDADAGGVQTRGRAISPDRLEREMHQAGVVRSVVFPGARDGGSYVSANNAVARRSVDRPFLAFARINGPRDPADRASSRLRNLTARRKDHHTSPEDVEQYAYDDRFHGFKLNPAEDGLPDDETLDQLEEVGLPVLVHGGEGFAPAAAEEALLSRSLPVVLAHFGGHPLDRDLMAEAVDLLEHHDDCYLDTSYVRYRDLLERAMMEHPDRVLFGSGAPSSHPNVAVMEILTLDVPEDAMRKVFDKNARRLLGDSLPRDF, encoded by the coding sequence ATGCTGGAGTTGGAGCATCGCTTCCGGGTGGTGGACGTACACGCGCGCCTCGACGCAGACGCCGGGGGCGTCCAGACCCGCGGGCGGGCCATCAGTCCCGACAGGTTAGAACGAGAGATGCATCAAGCGGGCGTCGTCCGGTCGGTGGTGTTCCCCGGCGCGCGCGACGGCGGCAGTTACGTCAGCGCGAACAACGCCGTCGCCCGGCGGAGCGTGGACCGACCGTTCCTCGCGTTCGCTCGCATCAACGGCCCGCGCGACCCCGCCGACCGGGCCTCGTCGCGGTTGCGCAACCTCACGGCGCGTCGGAAGGACCACCACACCTCGCCGGAGGACGTAGAGCAGTACGCCTACGACGACCGCTTCCACGGGTTCAAGCTGAACCCCGCCGAGGACGGCCTGCCCGACGACGAGACCCTAGACCAGTTAGAGGAGGTCGGCCTCCCCGTTCTCGTCCACGGCGGCGAGGGGTTCGCGCCCGCCGCGGCCGAGGAGGCCCTCCTCTCGCGGTCGTTGCCGGTCGTCTTGGCTCACTTCGGCGGCCACCCGCTCGACCGGGACCTGATGGCCGAGGCGGTGGACCTCCTCGAACACCACGACGACTGCTATCTCGACACGAGCTACGTCCGGTATCGGGACCTCTTGGAACGGGCGATGATGGAACATCCCGACCGCGTGCTGTTCGGGAGCGGTGCCCCGAGTTCCCACCCTAACGTCGCCGTCATGGAGATTCTGACCCTCGACGTGCCCGAGGACGCCATGCGGAAGGTCTTCGACAAGAACGCCCGGCGACTCCTCGGGGACTCGTTGCCCCGCGACTTCTGA
- the katG gene encoding catalase/peroxidase HPI yields MQRSNHDWWPNQLDLDVLDQNAQQVGPMGEEFDYAEEFEKLDLEAVKDDIEEVMTTSQDWWPADYGHYGPLFIRMAWHSAGTYRTSDGRGGASEGAQRLPPLNSWPDNANLDKARRLLWPVKQKYGRKLSWADLMILAGNVAIESMGGKTFGFGGGREDAYKPDEAVWWGPESEMEASERFEDGELQEGLGATVMGLIYVNPEGPDGNPDPEASAENIRESFGRMAMNDEETVALIAGGHTFGKVHGAADPDEHVGPEPEAAPIEQQGLGWESDYGSGKGGDTITSGIEGPWTQAPTQWDSGYIDNLLDYEWAAQKGPGGAWQWLPVDEELRDSAQAAHDDDTVTPMMLTTDVALKRDPDYREILERFQDNPMEFGINFAKAWYKLTHRDMGPPERLVGPEVPDEEMLWQDPLPDADYDLIGEDDAADLKEEILDSDLSVSQLVKTAWAAASTYRDSDKRGGVNGARIRLEPQKSWEVNEPAELETVLETLEGIQAEFNDSQSDDTRVSLADLIVLGGNAAVEQAAADAGYDVTVPFEPGRVDASDEQTDIESFEALKPKADGFRNYVESGVDEPAEELLVDKADLLDLTPPEMTVLLGGMRTLGANYQQSDLGVFTDESETLTNDFFANVLDMSYEWEPVSEDSEVFEVRDRETGDVEWKASRVDLIFGSHSRLRALADVYAADDAEEKFVQDFVDAWHKVMTLDRFDLE; encoded by the coding sequence ATGCAAAGGTCTAACCACGACTGGTGGCCGAATCAGTTGGATTTGGACGTACTCGACCAGAACGCCCAGCAAGTGGGTCCGATGGGCGAGGAGTTCGACTACGCCGAGGAGTTCGAGAAACTCGACCTCGAAGCGGTGAAAGACGACATCGAGGAGGTCATGACGACCTCCCAAGACTGGTGGCCAGCCGACTACGGCCACTACGGGCCGCTCTTTATCCGAATGGCGTGGCACAGCGCCGGTACCTACCGCACCAGCGACGGCCGGGGCGGCGCATCCGAGGGTGCCCAGCGCCTCCCGCCGCTCAACAGTTGGCCGGACAACGCGAACCTCGACAAGGCTCGCCGACTGCTCTGGCCGGTCAAGCAGAAGTACGGCCGGAAACTCTCGTGGGCCGACCTGATGATTCTCGCCGGGAACGTCGCCATCGAGTCGATGGGCGGCAAGACGTTCGGCTTCGGCGGCGGCCGCGAGGACGCCTACAAGCCCGACGAGGCCGTCTGGTGGGGTCCCGAGAGCGAGATGGAAGCGTCCGAGCGCTTCGAGGACGGCGAACTCCAAGAGGGTCTCGGTGCCACCGTCATGGGCCTCATCTACGTGAACCCGGAAGGCCCGGACGGGAATCCCGACCCCGAGGCGTCGGCGGAGAACATCCGCGAGTCGTTCGGCCGGATGGCGATGAACGACGAGGAGACCGTCGCGCTCATCGCTGGCGGACACACGTTCGGCAAGGTCCACGGTGCCGCCGACCCCGACGAACACGTCGGTCCGGAGCCGGAAGCCGCGCCCATCGAGCAGCAGGGCCTCGGCTGGGAGAGCGACTACGGTTCGGGCAAAGGTGGCGACACCATCACCAGCGGTATCGAGGGACCGTGGACGCAGGCCCCGACCCAGTGGGACTCGGGCTACATCGACAACCTGCTGGACTACGAGTGGGCGGCCCAGAAAGGCCCCGGCGGCGCGTGGCAGTGGCTCCCGGTGGACGAGGAGCTTCGCGACTCCGCGCAGGCGGCCCACGACGACGACACCGTGACGCCGATGATGCTCACGACGGACGTTGCGCTGAAGCGCGACCCGGACTACCGGGAGATTCTCGAACGCTTCCAAGACAACCCGATGGAGTTCGGCATCAACTTCGCCAAGGCGTGGTACAAGCTGACTCACCGCGACATGGGACCGCCCGAGCGACTCGTCGGCCCGGAAGTCCCCGACGAGGAGATGCTGTGGCAGGACCCGCTCCCCGACGCCGACTACGACCTCATTGGCGAGGACGACGCCGCCGACCTCAAAGAGGAGATTCTCGACTCGGACCTCTCGGTCTCCCAGTTGGTCAAGACCGCGTGGGCGGCGGCCTCGACGTACCGCGACAGCGACAAGCGCGGTGGCGTGAACGGTGCCCGCATCCGACTCGAACCCCAGAAGAGCTGGGAAGTGAACGAGCCAGCAGAGCTGGAGACCGTGCTGGAGACCCTCGAAGGGATTCAGGCGGAGTTCAACGACTCCCAATCCGACGACACGCGGGTCTCGCTCGCGGACCTCATCGTGCTGGGCGGCAACGCGGCCGTCGAGCAGGCGGCGGCAGACGCCGGGTACGACGTGACGGTTCCCTTCGAGCCGGGTCGCGTGGACGCCTCCGACGAGCAGACCGACATCGAGTCCTTCGAGGCGCTCAAGCCGAAGGCGGACGGCTTCCGCAACTACGTCGAGAGCGGCGTCGACGAACCGGCGGAGGAACTGCTGGTGGACAAGGCGGACCTGCTGGACCTGACCCCGCCCGAGATGACGGTTCTCCTCGGCGGCATGCGGACGCTGGGCGCGAACTACCAGCAGTCCGACCTCGGCGTCTTCACCGACGAGTCGGAGACGCTGACCAACGACTTCTTCGCGAACGTGCTGGACATGAGCTACGAGTGGGAACCGGTCTCGGAAGACAGTGAAGTCTTCGAGGTCCGCGACCGCGAGACGGGCGATGTCGAGTGGAAGGCCTCGCGCGTGGACCTCATCTTCGGGTCCCACTCCCGACTCCGCGCCCTCGCAGACGTTTACGCGGCCGACGACGCCGAGGAGAAGTTCGTGCAGGACTTCGTGGACGCGTGGCACAAAGTGATGACTCTCGACCGCTTCGATCTGGAGTGA